The Arachis ipaensis cultivar K30076 chromosome B05, Araip1.1, whole genome shotgun sequence nucleotide sequence NNNNNNNNNNNNNNNNNNNNNNNNNNNNNNNNNNNNNCTTACGGTTTACGAACTTTTTTTCAATTCGCCATCAAATTAAAACTCCAAAAATGATATACACGTTAAGGATATCAcgtcataaaaaaaaaacaccaaaaagtTCTTCATATGATATATATAGAACACAAATTTATTAATAAGCACTTATGCTCAATttacataaatattaatatataaaagcACAAttgaatatataataataaaaggaAAAATCTAGGGActaataatttttgtgttttgtggccagcacttaaccataaaaaaaaagtgagtgatctcttactattggatgtaatctcacaccattaaaaaaactattaatgactaattaatggttataaaacacaaaaattactggcCCCTAGGATTCCTCGTATTAGAATGTGAAATTCATTATTGAAAGTGTCCTGCCTTCTACTTCCTCCGCCATCAAAGAAACTAATAAGGATATTGAATAATAACATGACCATtttattaatccatcaaatttCCTATTGTCATCACGtattaaaacaaaattaattcTTTTTAAGATTCTTTTACCTGCGTTGTAACAAAGTATCATTAATCGTTAAATAACTTTATATCTTTTCATAAGTCATTTAGATCATGAATTCATCATGATGAATAATTATCaggtttgatgatgatgattcatAGCGAAGTTACAAATCATTTACTCCTCAAAAtagttatataaaaaaatttacactATAATGTACATCGTAATTAAACTCTCCCTAAGTCTTAATAATTAaccgtaaaaaaataaaattgtttatAAACTTTTACTGATGACACACCTATCTATGTTAGGGTTGTTACGAATACTTCAAACTAAAGTATATATAGTATAGTATATATCAAAAAGTCCAAagtctatataaaaaaaaaatcaaactaaaaaagcaaaagagagaaaagggagagGGAGGGGCATGTTACCAATATGCCATGGCGTGTAATAAAATATGCATAAGTGCGTGTTTGTGTTGATCTTATTCAATAGTGGAAAGCGTGTGTCACTTAGTCTAAACTCCAAACACACCCCAAAATAACAAAACTAACGTATTTTGATTcatatttgtttaattgtttTACCCATTCCCCTTCCGTCCCCTTTGACGGTTACAAGTCTCCATTTTTTTCAACTCTTTATCTTCAATGGTCAATATTCAAAATATATCATATCATCTCACACACACACTAACTATTACAAATTAAGAGTTTAATTGATGAGTTTTATATTATCGTTTaatcatatatatattcttttaaatgattatttatgtcgttaatatataaaatatttttttttacataataatATCTAATTGAATATGCATTAAAATttaattcttaaattaaaactaaccaaaaaatatataaaaaatatccaTTATGTGTCTTACTCTTCTTCAATTTGAATGCTTCTGGTTAGAATATTTCTTAATTCTTTTCTGTTCTTTTGGGTTATGGTCTAACCTTTGAACACACATTGTATGAAAGCAAAGACCCATGACTCTCAACTTATATAGCTaccaaaaaacacacacacatgaGATACATGACATATATGATATATCTACAGgtgtatatatataaagagagagacagagagagaaacACCAACTATCCCAAATTGCAAGACCCATCAAAATATTCTTGCAAAGTTTCAAACTTTGATCATCAAATAGCACAGaaccaataaaaaaaacaaagaagcACCATTGCTACTACTATTTCTAGCTTGATTTCTATTATCAAGTTGGTTGTGTTTGAACCCTTTGAGATGGTGCTAGGTTGGAGTAGAAGGAGGAAGAACAACAATCACAAGGCTAATGGAAAACCAAGCATGGAGCTAGTGATTCCAAACCATTTCAGGTGCCCAATTTCCTTAGACCTAATGAAAGATCCTGTGACATTATCAACCGGCATAACATACGACAGAGAAAGCGTTGAAAGATGGTTTGATGATGGGAATTTCAAGTGCCCTGTCACAAACCAGATTGTGAAGAACTTTGACATGATCCCAAACCATTCTCTGAGGATGATGATCCAAGATTGGTGTGTGGAGAATAGGCAGCATGGTGTTGAGAGGATCCCAACACCAAGGATCCCAATTAGCCCAACCGATGTCTCTGATCTTCTTCTGCAACTTAAGGAATCTTCACTGCGCTTGGAACAGTTTACTTGCCTTGAATTGATTCAGAAGATGGAGAGATGGGGTGCCGAGAGTGAAAGGAACAAGAGGATTATAGTTGATAATGGAGCACCAGCTGCATTGGCATCAGCATTTGATTCATTTGCAGGTAAATAAAATAAACCCTTTCATGCATTAATAGTAGCACTTCATTTTATATCTTTTCATGAGTTTAATTTTCATGCCAGTGTAAAATGTTTTATATAGTCGTGTAATCATATTTGTTGTTTCGGATGACCATTCACAtggtcaatataaaaaataatcatttttgCTTATGTGATATTATGTAATTGGATGCATGTGTAGAACTACTTtacgcatcaaaattaaattcatcttttTCAAGTTACATGACCAACTTGGATTCTTATTTGTGCAGGTGATTCGGTTGAGAGAAATGTGGGTGTTCTTGATGAGATCCTTTCAGCACTGAAATGGATGTTCCCACTTCAATTGGAGGCTCAGAAATCATTGGGGTCCATTGCATCATTGAGCTGTATGGTTTGGTTCTTGAAGCACCAAGACCTCCCTGGAAAAGAAAAATCCATTGTTGCATTGAAGGAGCTTCTCTCCTTTGGTGACAGTAATAATGTTGAGGCACTTTCAAAGATTGAAGGGGTCAACgaactcttggtggaattggtcAACAAGAGAATTAGTCAAACAATAACAAAGAACTCACTGAGGGTGATCTGGTACATGGTTTCATCATCAAAATCTGAAtgtggtgagaagatgaagatttCATTTGTGGAGTTGGGTTTTGTGAATACCCTTTTGGGAGTCCTAATTGATTCAGAAAAGAGCATTTGTGAGAAGGCTTTGGCAATCTTTGATTGTCTTTGTAGCAGTGAGAAAGGGAGAGAAAGTGCTCTTGGGAATGATCTAACTATTCCTGTTTTGGTGAAGAAGGTTCTGAGGATTTCTTCACTCAGCACTGATTACTCTGTGTCTGCAATATGGAAGATGTGCAAATTTGGAGAAAGAGGTGATGAAGAAGGGAAGGTTCTTGTTGAGGCTCTTCAAGTTGGTGCATTCCAGAAGCTTCTCTTGGTTTTGCAGGTTGGTTGTGGTGATTCCACAAAGGAAAAAGCCACTGAGCTTCTCAAGTTGATGAATCCTTATAGGGCTGAATTGGAATGCATTGACTCTGATTTCAAGAATCTTAAGAGATCCTTCTAACACTTTTCATACACAACAATACATAGAAAATTAGACAAATTTTATCTCAAAGATATCATTTGTTTCTGTCTATGTTtgtcacattttttttaaaacaaaaataatttaccAAACATTAAGTATCTCTGAAACACCTCTTTgaaccaaaagtttgctttaggATTGCCATTGATTTTATGGATTAAATGCATGGATCTGTGTAGTTTGTATCATAGGATTCAAAGGATTATAGATAGGGAACATAGAGAAAGATTATTCTTTTTGTATATTGTAATAATTACGCTAAAATATTATATTAGTCTCCAATGTTTGAGCAAAGTCCTAATTTGGTTATTAAGTTTCTTTCAGTTTCGAAAAATTTTGAACGGGTTCAATGTTGTCTCACCGTTAAATTTGATATGAATAATTAACATATTGAAGagctaataatattttattttagaatatAACTAAATCAATCTATTAATGATCACTAATATAAGTTTTTTCTTTGATTCTAGAATATTGATGATTGATtgctagaatttaaaatttgtttacaAGCAAGAGATCGAAAAAAGAGATATTGCAAAAAGTTTTAGTTGTGTTTTTCTAATACAAAACAAAAATCTACTAATCTTCTAAATTCGGATCAATTGTCCCAGATCAAAAAATAAGTATTCGCTATTAATATGTCTGAGCTAAAATTAATTGAGGTGGATAAAAACGGTTGCCTAACTTACTAAAAAACTCTTTTATGCCTTAATAATCATGTTATTAACGTTTACATTATTTACTTTATTAATTCTTTGTGTTTAATTANNNNNNNNNNNNNNNNNNNNNNNNNNNNNNNNNNNNNNNNNNNNNNNNNNNNNNNNNNNNNNNNNNNNNNNNNNNNNNNNNNNNNNNNNNNNNNNNNNNNNNNNNNNNNNNNNNNNNNNNNNNNNNNNNNNNNNNNNNNNNNNNNNNNNNNNNNNNNNNNNNNNNNNNNNNNNNNNNNNNNNNNNNNNNNNNNNNNNNNNNNNNNNNNNNNNNNNNNNNNNNNNNNNNNNNNNNNNNNNNNNNNNNNNNNNNNNNNNNNNNNNNNNNNNNNNNNNNNNNNNNNNNNNNNNAAAAAAGAAATATAGTGTTTCTGTTCCtgaaaaggggaagaagaagagggtaagaaagaagaagaagaagttgttcATGATCCACTTCTGTCTCTGTTTCTGTCCCTACTtccgtacgattttggtccctaagataaggatgattttaaaactaagttaaaccttaaggacgattttatatgCAAAAAAAGATTGGAAGCGAAAAAAATTTTCGACCTATACCTTAGGGATTAAAATCGTACTTAACATAAACTAAATTAAAAACGACTTTTAATAAGTATAagcaataataattttatttggtaaaataatttttaaaattttaaatattataataaatataaatataagaattaaatttaaaaactaattaacatatgatgttatattagactttttaatttcaataaatatAATTGTACAAATTATCTTTAAAAAGATCTACTTTAGGCAAGCACGGACCCATGCTTATGAATGGGGGCACTTGCCCTCAGTgtcttttgatatttttaaaccAATATATATATGcctccattttaaattttaaatgacccAACTACAAATAAATTAAGCTCAATTATTAAAAGTCTAAGCCCATTTTTATCGTTTTATGATTTTGATTATTAGTTAACCTTATTAAATTTAGTCTTCTTCTGTTTTTAAATCTCAGCCGTCTAATATAACTATGCAAGCAATTCAGCAATTAATTTGAATGAAGAAAGTATGAGGGTAGTATAAAGGTTCAACAACTAGAGAAATGAACCAATTCACATGACAGATAACATAATTGAGAGGTAGAGTTGAGGAAAGGAGAGCTTCCTGCAGCAGAGAAGAAGGGAGAATTGGTCAGAATGGCCAGAAGTAAGAATTAGCAAGAGAAGGGGAATTTCAGAAGGAGAGAGGGTCAGAGCTTATAAATTCCATGCCATTCCTTTGGTGCCTTTCTTCCTATATATTTGTTGTCATTCCAGGGGCGTTCATTGCTTCCATTTTGCTAGTTGAGTTGTTATGCCAGCTGTCCCATTTCTCTTTCCTTCTATCAACAGTCCCCCCGTTCAAATTGACCTTGCCCTCAAGGTCGAAGTTGGGATGCATCTGCTTCATATCTTCATAAACTTCCCAAGTGGCATCCTCCACAGGCAAAGCTTGCCACTTGATCAATACCTCTTCATGCCAGCGGTTATCCTTCTTGACCATACGGTGTCCTAAGACTAGTTGAGGTTGCAATTCGAGGCCCTGGCCATCCAGCAACAATGGTGAAGGAATGCTGGATTCTGGGGGTCTGCCGGTACACTTCTTAAACAATGACACATGGAAGACTGGGTGGATTTTAGCAGTTGTCGGGAGCTGCAACTTGTATGCAACTTTTTCGATTTTTGCGGTTATTGGAAATGGGCCAAAATAGCGCATGCTAAGTTTTTTATTCCTGCGCAACGCCACCGATTGTTGTCGATACGGTTGGAGCTTCACATAAACCAAATCACCGACTTGAAACTCCAATTCGCTGCGCTTCTTATTAGCCTTCAGTTTCATGTGAGCTTGTGCTCATTGTAAATGGCTCCGAAGGGCTGTCAGCACATGGTCACGCTGCTGGAGGAGTTCTTGTACCGCTGGTAGGTCCGTGGCCTCAACATTGTAACGAATAATAGGAGGGAGATCTCTCCCGAATAGGGCCTTGTATGGAGATATACCTGTAGCTGAATGGACTGTGGTATTATAACTAAATGCCGCCCAAGGCAGTAAATTGCACCAAGCCTTCGGGTTCTGCTGAGTATAGCAGCGTAGATACATCTCGAGACATCTATTGAGGACCTCGGTCTAGCTATCAGTTTGCAGATGCCAGGCAGAGGCTTCGAGCCAACTTGATGCCCTGTGCATTGCACAAGTGTTCCCAGAATTTGCAAGTAAATACCTTGTCTCGGTCGGAGATGATGGACTAGGGAACCCCATGGATGCTAATGATGTGCTTGATGAAAGCATCAACGACCTTAGAAGCTGAGAAGTCTGATGGAAGGGGAATGAAATGAGCAAATTTTGAGAGACGATCGACCACCACCATGATTGTCGCAAAGCCATGAGATGGGGGAAGACCGGAAATAAAGTCCATGGAGATATCTTGCCACACATGGGAAGCAATGGGGAGAGGCACTAAGAGGCATGGGGTTGGGCGGGTGGAGTACTTTGCCTGTTGGCAAATGGCACAAGATGAGATGTATTCCTTGATAGAAGTTGC carries:
- the LOC107644098 gene encoding U-box domain-containing protein 21-like yields the protein MVLGWSRRRKNNNHKANGKPSMELVIPNHFRCPISLDLMKDPVTLSTGITYDRESVERWFDDGNFKCPVTNQIVKNFDMIPNHSLRMMIQDWCVENRQHGVERIPTPRIPISPTDVSDLLLQLKESSLRLEQFTCLELIQKMERWGAESERNKRIIVDNGAPAALASAFDSFAGDSVERNVGVLDEILSALKWMFPLQLEAQKSLGSIASLSCMVWFLKHQDLPGKEKSIVALKELLSFGDSNNVEALSKIEGVNELLVELVNKRISQTITKNSLRVIWYMVSSSKSECGEKMKISFVELGFVNTLLGVLIDSEKSICEKALAIFDCLCSSEKGRESALGNDLTIPVLVKKVLRISSLSTDYSVSAIWKMCKFGERGDEEGKVLVEALQVGAFQKLLLVLQVGCGDSTKEKATELLKLMNPYRAELECIDSDFKNLKRSF